Proteins encoded together in one Bactrocera neohumeralis isolate Rockhampton chromosome 4, APGP_CSIRO_Bneo_wtdbg2-racon-allhic-juicebox.fasta_v2, whole genome shotgun sequence window:
- the LOC126755045 gene encoding arylalkylamine N-acetyltransferase 1 isoform X1, whose amino-acid sequence MEIQNLHEPTMLGKKQKRDFAKKDAIILEARYTLSDLYPIQRLTQKMDNVLNVAGITQPKPPASTPYTVELITEKDKEAVLAMLRKFFFKDEPLNKFLDLGECKELEEYTLKCVKDNCSFKAVHNNGDLIGIFLNGLLKRPPPSAEPSEKAADSCQHAKFKKILALFDRIEENFNIFDLYPDIDVMVDGKILSVNSEYRGLGIAGCLTERTLEYMKEHNIPVMHVLCSSHYSARVMEKLGFHEVYRLNYSDYKVNDEVVFTPAEPHVAARILVKEIADVNRKSTL is encoded by the exons atgGAAATACAGAATTTGCACGAGCCAACAATGTTGGGAAAGAAACAGAAACGGGATTTCGCGAAAAAAGACGCGATTATCCTTGAGGCGCGGTACACG ttgtcTGATCTTTACCCAATACAAAGACTAACGCAAAAGATGGATAATGTACTGAATGTAGCCGGCATAACGCAACCCAAGCCTCCAGCTTCAACTCCATATACAGTGGAGCTCATTACCGAGAAGGATAAAGAGGCGGTGCTGGCAATGCTTCGGAAATTTTTCTTCAAG GATGAGCCGCTGAATAAATTTCTGGATTTGGGTGAATGTAAGGAGCTGGAGGAATACACATTGAAATGTGTGAAGGATAACTGTTCTTTCAAAGCAGTACATAATAACGGTGATTTGATTGGCATTTTTCTTAATGGACTTCTGAAAAGACCC CCGCCATCTGCTGAACCTTCTGAGAAAGCGGCCGATTCATGCCAGCATGCGAAGTTCAAGAAGATACTGGCTCTTTTTGATAGAATTGAAGAgaactttaatattttcgatttgTACCCAGACATCGACGTTATGGTCGACGGTAAAATACTTTCAGTCAATTCTGAATATCGTGGACTTGGCATCGCTGGTTGCCTGACTGAGCGTACACTGGAATACATGAAGGAACATAATATTCCGGTCATGCACGTGCTATGTTCCAGCCACTATTCGGCTCGTGTTATGGAGAAACTTGGCTTCCACGAGGTATACAGACTCAATTATTCCGACTACAAAGTCAATGATGAAGTGGTGTTCACACCGGCAGAGCCCCACGTGGCCGCACGTATTTTGGTCAAAGAGATCGCAGATGTCAATCGAAAGAGCACGCTATAA
- the LOC126755045 gene encoding arylalkylamine N-acetyltransferase 1 isoform X2, giving the protein MGKPEVIAACFMAIEELSDLYPIQRLTQKMDNVLNVAGITQPKPPASTPYTVELITEKDKEAVLAMLRKFFFKDEPLNKFLDLGECKELEEYTLKCVKDNCSFKAVHNNGDLIGIFLNGLLKRPPPSAEPSEKAADSCQHAKFKKILALFDRIEENFNIFDLYPDIDVMVDGKILSVNSEYRGLGIAGCLTERTLEYMKEHNIPVMHVLCSSHYSARVMEKLGFHEVYRLNYSDYKVNDEVVFTPAEPHVAARILVKEIADVNRKSTL; this is encoded by the exons ATGGGAAAACCAGAAGTAATAGCTGCTTGTTTCATGGCGATCGaagag ttgtcTGATCTTTACCCAATACAAAGACTAACGCAAAAGATGGATAATGTACTGAATGTAGCCGGCATAACGCAACCCAAGCCTCCAGCTTCAACTCCATATACAGTGGAGCTCATTACCGAGAAGGATAAAGAGGCGGTGCTGGCAATGCTTCGGAAATTTTTCTTCAAG GATGAGCCGCTGAATAAATTTCTGGATTTGGGTGAATGTAAGGAGCTGGAGGAATACACATTGAAATGTGTGAAGGATAACTGTTCTTTCAAAGCAGTACATAATAACGGTGATTTGATTGGCATTTTTCTTAATGGACTTCTGAAAAGACCC CCGCCATCTGCTGAACCTTCTGAGAAAGCGGCCGATTCATGCCAGCATGCGAAGTTCAAGAAGATACTGGCTCTTTTTGATAGAATTGAAGAgaactttaatattttcgatttgTACCCAGACATCGACGTTATGGTCGACGGTAAAATACTTTCAGTCAATTCTGAATATCGTGGACTTGGCATCGCTGGTTGCCTGACTGAGCGTACACTGGAATACATGAAGGAACATAATATTCCGGTCATGCACGTGCTATGTTCCAGCCACTATTCGGCTCGTGTTATGGAGAAACTTGGCTTCCACGAGGTATACAGACTCAATTATTCCGACTACAAAGTCAATGATGAAGTGGTGTTCACACCGGCAGAGCCCCACGTGGCCGCACGTATTTTGGTCAAAGAGATCGCAGATGTCAATCGAAAGAGCACGCTATAA
- the LOC126755045 gene encoding arylalkylamine N-acetyltransferase 1 isoform X3, which produces MDNVLNVAGITQPKPPASTPYTVELITEKDKEAVLAMLRKFFFKDEPLNKFLDLGECKELEEYTLKCVKDNCSFKAVHNNGDLIGIFLNGLLKRPPPSAEPSEKAADSCQHAKFKKILALFDRIEENFNIFDLYPDIDVMVDGKILSVNSEYRGLGIAGCLTERTLEYMKEHNIPVMHVLCSSHYSARVMEKLGFHEVYRLNYSDYKVNDEVVFTPAEPHVAARILVKEIADVNRKSTL; this is translated from the exons ATGGATAATGTACTGAATGTAGCCGGCATAACGCAACCCAAGCCTCCAGCTTCAACTCCATATACAGTGGAGCTCATTACCGAGAAGGATAAAGAGGCGGTGCTGGCAATGCTTCGGAAATTTTTCTTCAAG GATGAGCCGCTGAATAAATTTCTGGATTTGGGTGAATGTAAGGAGCTGGAGGAATACACATTGAAATGTGTGAAGGATAACTGTTCTTTCAAAGCAGTACATAATAACGGTGATTTGATTGGCATTTTTCTTAATGGACTTCTGAAAAGACCC CCGCCATCTGCTGAACCTTCTGAGAAAGCGGCCGATTCATGCCAGCATGCGAAGTTCAAGAAGATACTGGCTCTTTTTGATAGAATTGAAGAgaactttaatattttcgatttgTACCCAGACATCGACGTTATGGTCGACGGTAAAATACTTTCAGTCAATTCTGAATATCGTGGACTTGGCATCGCTGGTTGCCTGACTGAGCGTACACTGGAATACATGAAGGAACATAATATTCCGGTCATGCACGTGCTATGTTCCAGCCACTATTCGGCTCGTGTTATGGAGAAACTTGGCTTCCACGAGGTATACAGACTCAATTATTCCGACTACAAAGTCAATGATGAAGTGGTGTTCACACCGGCAGAGCCCCACGTGGCCGCACGTATTTTGGTCAAAGAGATCGCAGATGTCAATCGAAAGAGCACGCTATAA